Below is a window of Leuconostoc gasicomitatum LMG 18811 DNA.
CTTGAATATAGTAAACTAATGATGGATCAACATCCCCAGAGCGTGTTGCCATCGTCAATCCTGCTAATGGCGTGAATCCCATTGATGTATCATATGATTTACCATTCTTAATAGCTGTAATTGAAGCACCCGCACCTAAATGGAATGAAATTGCATTAAATTCATCAAGTGGAATACCTAATTTTTTAGCTGCACGTTCCGTCACATAGCGATGCGATGTGCCATGTGCACCATATTTACGTGCGCCATATCGTGCATAATATTCGTAAGGAATACTATAGAGATAATTTTTTTCAGGCATTGTTTGGTGAAAAGAAGTATCAAATACTGCCACAGACAATGCATTTGGTAGCAGTTTTTGAAAGGCACGGATGCCCATAGCATTAGCTGGATTATGTAATGGTGCGTAATCTGCCAAACGATCAATTTTTGTCAAAACTTCTTCAGTTACAACAACAGAATGATTAAACCATTCACCACCAGCAACAACACGGTGTCCGACACCTGTAATTTCATTGAAATCTTTAACGATGCCAAGATCTGTCATTTTCTGTAACAAAATATCGATTGCCTGATCATGATCCTTAATTGACATTTCATGTTCAAACTTTTGACCACCATTTTTTGTTAGTGTGATATGCCCTTCTTCAGCACCAATTAAACGCTTTGGTTCAATGTTTTGACCATATTTAATGGTAATTTCAGCATTTTCCTGACCAATGCGTTCAATAATTCCCTGCATTAATACTTTTTCTTCGGGCATTTCTAGCAATTGAAATTTCAGTGATGAACTGCCGGCGTTGACCGCCATTACTTTTGACATAATGTTTTCCTTTTTACCTTTAAGTTTAAGTATACCTTCACAACATACGCCGCTTGATATGTCATAGAATTATTGTAACATTTTTTGAAAGTAAAGGACACGTTGATATGTGTTACAATATTGATACATATAAATTGACTCGTGTAGGTATAAAATGATTAAAAAATGGCTCTTAAGTAATTTAATTGGCATTGTAATAACTGCCCTTGTATTAATAACAACATTTGGTTTGATTCTCTCTCTTGTTAATAAAGATAAAATAGCAACACGACCAAATAATGTACAATTTCGTACTGGACCTGGTCGAACATATAAATCTACGGCATCTCTGAAAAGTGGTACAGACCTCATCATTTTAAACAAGACACGTGGTTGGTACAAAGTTCGACGTACCGATAATGAGAAAATCGGCTGGGTCGCTGGCTGGGTTGCTGAATCAAAAACATTGCGTACAGCCACACCAATTAGTGAAGCTACAATTGTTTTAGACCCAGGTCATGGTGGTAATCCAGACAAAAAATACGACGGTTTATCTGGCGATAATGGCTCAGCATCCGTTAACGGTAAATTTTTTGAAAAAACATATACATTACGTACAGCGCGACAAATGCGCTCATCATTACAAAAAACTGGTGCACGTGTATTTATGACACGTGATAAAGACGTTCTTGTCCCGTTACTCCATATTCCACGTCTAGCCGAACATTATCAAGCAGATGCACAAATTTCAATTCACTTTGATCACGATGGCAATGAGGATAGCGCAACAACAGCAAGTGGCGTTTCTCAATTCTATTATCATCAAAATAGTTACGCATTGGTTACTGCGCTTAAAAATGCGCTCGATGGCCTACCCATTAACAATCGTGGTATTGATAGAACGCAGTATCTTGTATTAGACCATGTTACTCGGCCCGCCGTACTACTCGAACTAGGCTACATCAATAACCCAGAAAATTTTAAAAAAATTCGTACAGAAAAATATCAACAACAAATTGCAACTTTGGTCACCCACGGATTAACTACTTACTTTAAACAAAATACGGAGATAAAATAATGGCTTTATTTAAAAAAACAAAGCAAGCGTTTGAAGACAACATTGCTAATCAAACAACAGAGCAAGTAGAAGAACATTTGGATGGTATGATTGTTCAGCCATTTGCCTATAAAAAACTATTAATTATCTATCGTATTGAAGAATATCCAAGTACGAGTAATCATATTGATAATAAAATTCTAACTTTTGACAAAAAAGAACCGCTATCAGAACATCGTTACAATGACATCATCTCACGTTTAAAAAATGATGATAGTGATCGCATTTCTATTGTTAATATTTTGCCATTAGTGGATTAAAAATCATATAGCAACAAAAACGACACGCTTCTTTTTAAGAGATCGTGTCGTTTTTTGTCGTTATACTTTAATATCATTTTTCAAAAAAGGAAACTTTTGACGTAAATAAGGTGTAACCCAATGATCTAAACCAATTTTTCCAGAGTTATAGCCGCCAATCAACAAAAGCGCACCAATAATTATAAATGTCGGATTAACGGACACAACACCAGCGCCGAGATAAGAAAAATTCATGACTAGTCCAAAAAAGGCTGCAGCCAGTGTTAGTGTGCCAAATATTAAACCTAAGCCCACTAATAGTTCACCCCAAGAGACAAGAAATGAAAAAATTTCCGTATTTTTGCCATGGCTTGTTGTGACATTCAAAAACCAATCATACCATGGAAATGCCTTCGTCTTATCTGGTGTTAAGACAGGGTTTTTGATCGCACCTATAATTAGTCCAGAAGCATCAAATCCACCGCTAGTTGTTATTTTTTCCCAACCATCCAAGGTCCACTGATAGCCCAAATACACGCGTAAAATTGTTAAAATCCACATTGCGACTGGTGAGTTACGAAGCCATGTCATCATAATCTATTCTCCTTATACTATGCGTAGTCATCATAATTTCTATTACAAATAGTAAGTATATAGAACACATTGTGAAAAGTCAAACAATTTGATTTGAATAACATGACTTTAGCATAATGCGCATTTTATTATCTACAACAGATAGGTTAGTAATAATCATATTATTATTTTCTTTGACTCAAAATATGACTCACTTTTTGATCATGTCCTTCTAATGGTAAAGATGTCACAAGTTGCACGCCTAGAGCCAATGATACAGTATCACCACAAAATAGCGATAGAAAACGATCATAGTAGCCAGCGCCATAACCTAGTCGCTCCCCATATACGGTAAACGCTAGACCTGGTACAATTGCTAAATCAATCAAAGTAATATCGAAAATAGTGCTATCTATTGGTTCTTTAATATTCATTTGACCTAAATTAAAGTTAGAACCAGACGTTATTTCAACAAATACCATTTGCTTATTAATAATTTTAGGTACAACTGTTCGCTTACTTTCTGACCACGCACGAGCAATAATTGGTTGTGTATTGATTTCTGTGGCTGTACTCAAAAAAACAGCAATTATTTGGGCTTTTTGCCACTGATTGCTGCGAAATAGTAACTTTCGTAATGCCGTTTCCTCTTGCATGCGCTGAAATCCAACGTAATTAGCCAATCGCTGTTTTTGCAGAGTACGCACTATTTTTTTATCTAACATATCTTTATTCAAACAAATGTGTCATAGCTAAAATTTCAGTATCCTTTTTAACTTCTTTTAGTACTTTTAGATCATCATAGTTATGAATAGCTGTGACAATTAACTCGGCAACTTGTCGCGCATCAGCCTCGTTAAAGCCCCGTGTTGTCATCGCAGGTGTGCCAATTCGAATACCAGAGGTTACAAATGGACTCAAAGTTTCATTTGGTAACGCTTCTTTGTTTGTGGTAATCGAAACCGTATCTAACAATTCTTGTGTTTGCTTACCGTTTAAACCGGTTTTTGTCAAATCCAAGTTAAACAAATGATTATCTGTCCCGCCAGCCACAACACGAATGTCTTCAGTATGATTAAAAACATCAGCCATTGCTTGTGCATTTTTAATGACTTGTGCAGCATATACTTTAAATTCAGGTTGTAAGGCTTCACCAAATGCAATTGCTTTACCGGCTATCACGTGCTCCAAAGGGCCACCTTGTGAACCTGGGAAAATTGCGGAATTAAGTTTTTTAGCATATTGTTCTTGTGATAAGATAACACCGCCACGAGGTCCACGTAAAGTTTTGTGTGTCGTTGAAGTTACCACATCAGCAATACCGACTGGATTTGGATGCAATCCCGCAGCAACAAGGCCCGCAATATGTGCCATATCAACCATCAAATAAGCACCAACTTCATCAGCAATTTCACGGAACTTTGTAAAATCAATGATACGTGAATAGGCAGATGCACCAGCGACTATTAATTGTGGCTTGACTTCTCGTGCCTGTTTTGCAATAGCCTCATAGTCTAGTCGTTCTGTCTCAGAATTCAATCCATAGGTATAAGAATCATACATCTTCCCTGAAAATGACACCTTAGCACCATGTGTCAGGTGTCCACCTGCATCTAAATTCATTCCTAAAATCTTGTCGCCGGGTTTCAAAAATGCCATATAAGCTGCAGCATTCGCCTGCGATCCTGAATGTGGTTGCACGTTGGCATATTCTGCACCAAAGAGTTCTTTTAATCGATCAATAGCCAGTTGTTCAACAACATCGACATACTCTGTTCCACCGTAGTATCGCTTATACGGGTATCCTTCAGCGTACTTATTAGTTAACACAGAACCTTGCGCCGCACGAACACCTTTTGAGGCAAAGTTTTCTGAAGCAATTAATTCAATCGTACGATTTTGACGCGCACCTTCTTGCTGAATTGCACTCCAAACCTCGGGATCTCGTTCTTTAAATGACATGTTATTCTCCTAATCGATTAATAATCTAATTATAACGTATTTTACGTTATTTTTAAGTTTAATAGTCCGGATAAATACGAATTATTAAAAATAATAAATGAAATAGTTCGTGTTTAAAAAATTTCATGCTTGAGGGTAGCTAAAATTTGTTTTGAATCTATCACCTGTTTATGTCGTATTGGTTTATTAAATAATGTTGCAATTTGAATAGGAATTTCAGTTCCTGTCATTTTTGATAATTGAGCAAGTGCGGCTTGTCCGGACACCGGCGCCATATTAAGTGCCTGTAATACAGTTTCTGAAAACTTGTAAGGACTTGCTGTTGCGGCAATCAACGTTGGTCCTGTCACAGCCGTTTGTTCATAAGCATAACGACCAACGGCTGTATGAGGATCAATTGTATAGTTTGTCGCGTTGGCAATCTTTTTAATTGTTTCAGATACTTGATCTTGTGTTGCAAACGCAGCAACAAATTTGTTTAAGTTGGCACGTGTATCAGGTTTGATAACATAGGCCCCATCTTCCTGTAATGCTGTCATATATGCCTGAATTTCATCACTATTTTGACCACTAGCAAAATATAATAAACGTTCTAAATTACTAGATACCAAGATATCCATGGCCGGTGCGTTTGTCACTTTGAAATGACGGTTACTATCGTATTTACCTGTTGTAAAGAAATCCGTTAACACATTGTTTTCGTTTGAAGCGACAATGAACTGTTTCACGGGTAATCCAATTTGACTCGCATAGTAAGCTGCCAAAACATTGCCAAAGTTACCTGTTGGCACCACAATGTTAATTTCATCTCCAGCTTTAATTTTTTCGTCTTTAATCAGTTGAGCATAAGCATATATATAATAAACAATTTGTGGGACAAGGCGTCCAATATTTATCGAATTTGCAGATGAAAATCGCAGACCTTCTGCCTTTAAATCTTTTGCTAATGATTCATCAGCAAGTAAGGTCTTAACTGCCTTTTGAGCGTCATCAAAATTACCAGTAATTGCAATGACATGCGCATTATCAGCCGTTTCTGTTTGCATTTGTTGCCTTTGAATCTCACTGACACCTTCTTCTGGATAAAAAACAATTATTTCTGTCTGAGAAACATCCCCAAAGCCACTCATAGCAGCTGTGCCTGTGTCTCCTGATGTGGCCGTGAGAATAACAATCTTATCACTCATAGCCTGCTTTTTTGCAGCAGTAGTCATTAAATGTGGTAGTGCCTGTAGAGCAACGTCTTTAAAGGCAAGGGTTGGACCATGAAATAACTCAATGTATGTTAAATCGTTTTCTTCGTGGAATGATACCACATTGTCAGTTTCCCATTGCTTACCATAAGCTTTCTTAATAATGTAATCGATTTCAGAGACACTAAAATCATCAAAAAAGGCATCAAATATTAATGTTGCCAAATCGGAATAAGTTTGCGTTTTTAAGACCGACCAGTCAAGTGATATTTCAGGCCACTTTTCTGGTACATATAACCCGCCATCTGGTGAAATACCATTCAAAATAGCTTGACTTGCTGTTACTGCCGGTGCTTGACCACGTGTGGAAACGTATTTCATCATGTGCAACTTCCTTTTATCTGATTTATTAAATTATAACAAATAACTACATAATTATGAATAAAAATGATAGAATTATAAGAATAACAAATAAAAGGATGGATTATGGATATTGGAATTGGCCTTTTTGGCTTAGGAACAGTTGGCCGTGGCGTCGTTAAAATTTTACAAGAAAATGCAGAACAGATTACGAAACGCACGGGTTCTCGATTAATTGTCAAACATGCAGTCATTCATAATTTGACAAAAGAACGTACCGGTTTTGTTAAAAATTTCCCTATTACAAATCAAGCAACAGATATTTTAGACAACCCAGATATCCAAATTGTTGTTGAAGTCATGGGAACATTAGATGAAGCCTATGACCTGATCAAGCGCTCATTAAATGCCAAAAAACATGTTGTGACAGCAAACAAAGATTTAATTGCAAGTCGTGGACAAGAACTAGTAGCTATTGCTGAAATAAACGGTGTTGATTTATTTTTTGAGGCTGCAGTTGCAGGTGGTGTCCCAATTCTCCGTACACTATCAACTAGTTTCACTGCCGATGAAATTTCGCGTGTAGCAGGTATCATTAACGGTACAAGTAATTTTATTTTAACTCAGATGGCAACTAATAACCTATCCTATGCTGATGCACTGAAATTAGCTCAAAATAAAGGTTTTGCAGAATCAGATCCGACAAATGATGTTGAAGGATTTGATGCCGCATACAAGTTAATTATTTTGTCAAACTTTGCTTTTGGCGTACAACCTGTTTTAGGTGATTTGTCAATCACTGGCATTGCTAATGTCACCGATGCTGACATAGCTGATGCGTATGCATTCGGTTATGTTATTAAATTACTCGGTGTGGCGCAAGTGGTTGGTAATACAAAAGAAGCCATTAGCATTGAAGTTTCTCCACAGCTCGTGCCTTTCACGCATCCACTCGCTACCGTTCATAACGAAAATAACGCGGTACTTGTCAATGGTGAATCTGTTGGTGAAGTTATGTTATATGGTCCTGGCGCTGGCGAAATGCCTACAGCTAACTCTGTTTTAAGTGACTTGACAAATGTTGCGACAGATTTAGCTTTAAACACACCGGGACATCCTTTTAATTCATTCAACCAAGATCTTGATTTAGCTAAACCTTCACAACGTATTGCACGTCGGTTTATCGTTGTTGAAGTCGATGATACCCCTGGTGCTATGTACTCTGTTACGGGCATGTTTGCTGCAGCAAAGATGAGTTTCACTGATTTGAAACAAACACCTGCAGCTAATGGTACTGCACGTTTAGTTGCCTTAACACATCCGGCAAGCGATGCGCAACTAAATGTCATTCGCACCACACTGCGTAATGCAGATGGTATTAACTTAGCCGCGGAGTATAAAATATTCTCATGATAACAATCAAAGTACCCGCAACAAGTGCAAATGTCGGCCCCGGATTTGATTCACTAGGTGTCGCCTTACAACTTTACTTAACATTAGAAATTCACGAAGAAACGGCCACTTGGATTGTTGATCATGATTTTTCAGATACGATGCCACATGATGAGAAACACTTTATCGTGCAAACAGCACTTTCCTTATCTGCTAATATAAAACCTCACCACATCATTGTTACATCTGATATTCCTCTAGCGCGAGGTTTAGGATCATCGTCATCTGCACTAATTGCTGGATTAGCAATGGCCAACATTTTGTCTGACTTGAATTTATCCAATGATACACTATTACTCAATGCTACAGTGTTAGAAGGCCATCCTGATAATGTTGCACCTGCACTATTAGGTGGTGGTGTCGCCGCGTATTATGATGGTTCACATGTTTTCCATGCACCATTAAAAATGCCAAAAAATATTGACTTTGTGACATTTATTCCGAATTATAAATTACTAACATCTGCAGCACGATCAGCGTTACCTGACAGTTTATCATTTCATGAGAGTGTGGCAGCAAGTGCTATTAGTAATACACTAGTCGCTGCTTTAAATGCCAATGATTTTGCAACCGTCGGCAAATTGATTGAGCAAGATCATTTTCACGAAAATGCCCGTGCTTCGCTAGTTCCTCATTTGGCAATCATTCGTCAGATTGCCCACAAATTAAACATTGTGGGGACTTATTTATCTGGCGCTGGACCAACAGTCATGACAATTGTCGCTAAAGAACAAACCGATAATTTACTATCGGCATTGCTGGGGGCACACCTACTCGGTCAAGTCAAAATTCTCAAACAAGATCTTATGGGTCTAACAATCATGAAAGAAGAAAACTAGCATGAAAGTCTCAAAATTTGGCGGTTCTTCCTTAGCCGACGGGCGTCAATTGCAACGTGTTTTTGATATCATTCAATCAGATAAGAATCGCAAAGTTATTGTTGTATCTGCGCCAGGAAAACGTTTTAAAGATGATACAAAAGTAACTGACTTGTTACTTTCGTATGCAAAAGCAACCGTCGAAGATACAGATGCAACAGAAATTATAGAAACAATTAAAAATCGTTATCATGCTATTGGTGATTATTTCAAACTGCCAGCCTATGAACTAGCAGATATCGATGAACAGATTGATCATCTTTCAACAAAACATTACCGTTCGTTTGACTATCTTTATGCTGCTTTCGCGGCACATGGTGAGTATTTAAATGCACAACTCGTCGCTAAAGTCTTTAGTCATCTCGGCATTCCTGCCCGTTTTATTGACCCACAAGAAATTGGGTTACAAGTAGATGATAATGCGCGTTCTGCAACATTCGATGTTAAATCTTATACATCAATTGCTAAACTCGACTTAAATACAAGTGAGCGTCTCATTATACCTGGCTTTTTTGGTTATACAAAAAATGGTGATATGGCTACTTTTTCACGAGGCGGTTCCGACATCACCGGTGCCATTATGGCTCGCGGATTAAGTGCCGATTTGTATGAAAACTTTACAGATGTGAGCGCCATCTATGCTGTTAACCCAACAATTATCGATCAACCAGCTGCCATCGAGCAAATGACTTATGATGAAATGCGTGAACTATCTTATGCTGGTTTTGCTGTTTTCCATGACGAAGCTATTATTCCAGCCATTCAAGGTGGCATTCGAATCAATATCAAAAATACTAATGAACCAGATGCTCCCGGCACTTTTATTGTACCACCCACTGAAGTACAGCAAACACGGCCTGTAACAGGTATTGCAAATTCAAATCGTTTTGCGGCCTTATACTTACACCGCTACCTTCTAAACAAAGAAGTAGGTTTTACTTTACGCATTTTAGAGATATTAAAGCGGCATAATATTTCCTATGAACATATGCCTTCAGGAATTGATGATTTAACAATTATTTTTGATAAAACAAGTCTATCACAAGAGCAAGTTGACAACATGTTAGCAGACATAGCCTCTGATATTAAACCAGATACACTAAAATGGCTCCCTAGCTATGGCATTATCATGATTGTTGGCGAAGGCATGCGCAATCGTATTGGTGCGTTAACAGAAATTGTCACCCCTTTGAAAGAACACGGTATCAGTTTACAGATGGTCAATCAAGGTGCTAGTGAGATTTCAATTATGCTTGGCATTCAACCTGATTTAGCTGATCGTGCTGTAAAAGCCATTTATGACAACATCTTCAAAGCTTAAAAAATGTATATTTAAAAAAGAAACCTTACTGAAGTGAACCTAATAACTTGGACAGAATAGAAAATCTGTTCAGAAAGTTATCAGGTTCACTTCATTTAGTTAGGTTTCTTTTTCAGGTGGTCAGCAGTTAACAAACGATGCTCGTTTGTTAACATGCTGACATATCATTTTAGATAACTTTGTCTCGCATACTATGTCACATAAAATAAACATTTGTTGTTATTTTCAAAATTGATGCAAATAGTCATGCAAATCATGATTATTAAGTTGATTATCTAGACCAATTAATAATTTTAAACGCGCTTTTTGACCATTAATACTAGTGGCAAAGATAACACCATCTCTTTCTAATTGTACACCGCCACCTAAATAATCATATACTGGCTCAGCAACGCCATTAAAACTTCTTGATACAATAACAACAGGAATATTTCGTGATAAAAGGTAGCGCACACCAATTGCTGCTTCTTTAGATAAATTGCCAGCACCTAGTGCCTCAATAACAATACCATCAATATTTGCCGCTGCCAATAATTCTAATAATTGCCCATCCATGCCCGCGTAAGCCTTCAAAACTGGAATGCTCTTCTGTACATGAGCCACTGATAATACCCGACGTTTTGGCAAATCATAGAAAAAGATAATTTGACGTTTTGTTAAGAGCCCCATTGTGCCACTGATTGGTGAACCAAACGTTGCAACATTGGTTGTATGCGTTTTTGTTACAAAACGTGCCGCATGTATTTCATCATTCATAACCACTAAAACACCACGATTACGCGAATTTTCATTAGATGCAACACGTAAAGCAGAATGGTAATTATACAAACCATCAGATCCTAATTCATTTGAAGAGCGCATTGCCCCTGTCATAACAATTGGAAAATCTACGGATAACGTACTATCCAAAAAAAAGGACGTTTCTTCTAGTGTATCAGTTCCATGCGTAATAACGACTCCATCGAACGCATTACCTGCTGTCAAAATACGACGTTGCAGCTGCAACATATGCTCTGGTCCAATGTGTTCACTTGGTAAATTAAAAATACTTTCAACTGTTAAATCAACATTGGGCAGTGCCATTTTGACATCAATCAAGGGATTGTCTAATCCAGTTTCAACATCACCGTCTTGATCTTCATGCATTGAAATTGTGCCGCCCGTATGGAGCACCAAAATTTTTTTTATGGTCATGATGTACCTTCTTTTTTTTGTCTAAAATTTTTCAATGTGCTTTGCCACGCATGCATTTGTTCAATAAATTTTTTAGCACGAGGTTTTAAGCCCAATTGATTATCATAAATATAGTCAATGACCCGTTGTAACCCTCGTTTTGTAGTCGTTGAAATTTTAATTTGATGAATTTGCCTCAAATCTATCACACTAAATTGTCTCAAATAAAACATTGTTTTTTGATCTATCATTAACCGATGCTCATCTAGTTCATAATGATTTTCTGCAATAATACCATTGTATTTTTCAGAATAATCAAAACGGCCTGTCGTTTGCCCACTAATTGGATCAGCTCGCCAATTTGGTGCCACCCCTAAAGGTACTAATAATTGAATTTCAAAAATATTAGCAATAATTTGGGGATCCAATCCTTCATCAAGTTTTAAAAGTGCCAATAATAATTGATTATACCATCGGGTAATGACCTCACCTTCTTCAAATGTTTCATCAATAAGACTAGCAATCAAAGCAGCATAGGCATTTGCCTCAATATCATCAACAAGTCGCCTATGATATGTAGCCTGCTGGATATCATTAATATAACCTAGACCGACAGTTCTTTTTGCAAAAGCACCTTCAAATGTAACTACCGTATACGGCTGCATAGCTGCACTTAAATGAGATTTTTGCTTTTTTGCACCACGCGCCAAAAAAGTTCGTAACCCACGTGTTTCTGTGAGCATACGAACTAATAAATCATTATCTTTATATTGTCTTGTGTACAACACAATACCTTTGATTATTGACATCGATCACCTTCATGAATGTATAAAAAAATACTACTTTTGATTAATTACTGTTAATAGTCATCTTCACTATATCCCAATGTTTGTAATGCTTGCGGCCGCTCACGCCAACGAGGCTCAACCTTAACCCATGTCTCAAGAAATACTTTATCTCCCATCAAGCGTTCAATATCTTTGCGTGCTCGTGTCCCAATTTCTTTAATCATTGTCCCTTGTTTACCGATAATAATATTTTTTTGTGTTGGCCGTTCAACAACAATAGAAGCTTGAATATGGATCTTTTCTTCGCTCTCACGTGAAATTTTATCAATAACAACAGCAACTGAATGCGGTACTTCTTGTCTTGTTAATTGTAATACTTTTTCACGAATCAGTTCGCCAATGACAAAACGTTCAGGATGATCTGTTAGTTGATCAGCATCGAAATATTGTGGTCCTTCATCAAGGCCAGCAACAACATTGTCTAGTAATTCGGATACATTATCACCTTCACGTGCTGAAATTGGAAATACTTCTGCCCACTCTGGCGCATCTTCTTGATAACTCGCAATAACATTTAATAAATCTTTAGGGGCTAGTAAGTCCACTTTATTAATTAATAAATAGATTGCTGTGTTCTTAATTTCTTTTAATCGATTAATGATAAAATCATCACCACGGCCACGTGGCATTGAAGCATCCACAACAAACCAAATCGCATCTGCACCATGTAGAGCAGAGAAAGCTGATTTGACCATAAAATCACCTAATGAGTTTTGTGGTTTATGTATGCCAGGTGTATCGATAAATACAACTTGT
It encodes the following:
- the glyA gene encoding serine hydroxymethyltransferase, giving the protein MSFKERDPEVWSAIQQEGARQNRTIELIASENFASKGVRAAQGSVLTNKYAEGYPYKRYYGGTEYVDVVEQLAIDRLKELFGAEYANVQPHSGSQANAAAYMAFLKPGDKILGMNLDAGGHLTHGAKVSFSGKMYDSYTYGLNSETERLDYEAIAKQAREVKPQLIVAGASAYSRIIDFTKFREIADEVGAYLMVDMAHIAGLVAAGLHPNPVGIADVVTSTTHKTLRGPRGGVILSQEQYAKKLNSAIFPGSQGGPLEHVIAGKAIAFGEALQPEFKVYAAQVIKNAQAMADVFNHTEDIRVVAGGTDNHLFNLDLTKTGLNGKQTQELLDTVSITTNKEALPNETLSPFVTSGIRIGTPAMTTRGFNEADARQVAELIVTAIHNYDDLKVLKEVKKDTEILAMTHLFE
- the thrC gene encoding threonine synthase produces the protein MKYVSTRGQAPAVTASQAILNGISPDGGLYVPEKWPEISLDWSVLKTQTYSDLATLIFDAFFDDFSVSEIDYIIKKAYGKQWETDNVVSFHEENDLTYIELFHGPTLAFKDVALQALPHLMTTAAKKQAMSDKIVILTATSGDTGTAAMSGFGDVSQTEIIVFYPEEGVSEIQRQQMQTETADNAHVIAITGNFDDAQKAVKTLLADESLAKDLKAEGLRFSSANSINIGRLVPQIVYYIYAYAQLIKDEKIKAGDEINIVVPTGNFGNVLAAYYASQIGLPVKQFIVASNENNVLTDFFTTGKYDSNRHFKVTNAPAMDILVSSNLERLLYFASGQNSDEIQAYMTALQEDGAYVIKPDTRANLNKFVAAFATQDQVSETIKKIANATNYTIDPHTAVGRYAYEQTAVTGPTLIAATASPYKFSETVLQALNMAPVSGQAALAQLSKMTGTEIPIQIATLFNKPIRHKQVIDSKQILATLKHEIF
- a CDS encoding DoxX family membrane protein, translating into MMTWLRNSPVAMWILTILRVYLGYQWTLDGWEKITTSGGFDASGLIIGAIKNPVLTPDKTKAFPWYDWFLNVTTSHGKNTEIFSFLVSWGELLVGLGLIFGTLTLAAAFFGLVMNFSYLGAGVVSVNPTFIIIGALLLIGGYNSGKIGLDHWVTPYLRQKFPFLKNDIKV
- a CDS encoding homoserine dehydrogenase; the encoded protein is MDIGIGLFGLGTVGRGVVKILQENAEQITKRTGSRLIVKHAVIHNLTKERTGFVKNFPITNQATDILDNPDIQIVVEVMGTLDEAYDLIKRSLNAKKHVVTANKDLIASRGQELVAIAEINGVDLFFEAAVAGGVPILRTLSTSFTADEISRVAGIINGTSNFILTQMATNNLSYADALKLAQNKGFAESDPTNDVEGFDAAYKLIILSNFAFGVQPVLGDLSITGIANVTDADIADAYAFGYVIKLLGVAQVVGNTKEAISIEVSPQLVPFTHPLATVHNENNAVLVNGESVGEVMLYGPGAGEMPTANSVLSDLTNVATDLALNTPGHPFNSFNQDLDLAKPSQRIARRFIVVEVDDTPGAMYSVTGMFAAAKMSFTDLKQTPAANGTARLVALTHPASDAQLNVIRTTLRNADGINLAAEYKIFS
- a CDS encoding acetate/propionate family kinase; protein product: MSKVMAVNAGSSSLKFQLLEMPEEKVLMQGIIERIGQENAEITIKYGQNIEPKRLIGAEEGHITLTKNGGQKFEHEMSIKDHDQAIDILLQKMTDLGIVKDFNEITGVGHRVVAGGEWFNHSVVVTEEVLTKIDRLADYAPLHNPANAMGIRAFQKLLPNALSVAVFDTSFHQTMPEKNYLYSIPYEYYARYGARKYGAHGTSHRYVTERAAKKLGIPLDEFNAISFHLGAGASITAIKNGKSYDTSMGFTPLAGLTMATRSGDVDPSLVYYIQEREGLSNEEMLSILNKKSGLLGISTISSDMRDLEEVQETNTHAKLALDMFYDRVIRYAGQYFAELGRVDALIFTAGIGENDAVTRAKVLESLAFAGVKIDTDANNVRGKEVILTTEDSTVTGLLIPTNEELMIARDVESLR
- a CDS encoding 5-formyltetrahydrofolate cyclo-ligase, producing the protein MLDKKIVRTLQKQRLANYVGFQRMQEETALRKLLFRSNQWQKAQIIAVFLSTATEINTQPIIARAWSESKRTVVPKIINKQMVFVEITSGSNFNLGQMNIKEPIDSTIFDITLIDLAIVPGLAFTVYGERLGYGAGYYDRFLSLFCGDTVSLALGVQLVTSLPLEGHDQKVSHILSQRK
- a CDS encoding N-acetylmuramoyl-L-alanine amidase, whose product is MIKKWLLSNLIGIVITALVLITTFGLILSLVNKDKIATRPNNVQFRTGPGRTYKSTASLKSGTDLIILNKTRGWYKVRRTDNEKIGWVAGWVAESKTLRTATPISEATIVLDPGHGGNPDKKYDGLSGDNGSASVNGKFFEKTYTLRTARQMRSSLQKTGARVFMTRDKDVLVPLLHIPRLAEHYQADAQISIHFDHDGNEDSATTASGVSQFYYHQNSYALVTALKNALDGLPINNRGIDRTQYLVLDHVTRPAVLLELGYINNPENFKKIRTEKYQQQIATLVTHGLTTYFKQNTEIK
- the thrB gene encoding homoserine kinase, giving the protein MITIKVPATSANVGPGFDSLGVALQLYLTLEIHEETATWIVDHDFSDTMPHDEKHFIVQTALSLSANIKPHHIIVTSDIPLARGLGSSSSALIAGLAMANILSDLNLSNDTLLLNATVLEGHPDNVAPALLGGGVAAYYDGSHVFHAPLKMPKNIDFVTFIPNYKLLTSAARSALPDSLSFHESVAASAISNTLVAALNANDFATVGKLIEQDHFHENARASLVPHLAIIRQIAHKLNIVGTYLSGAGPTVMTIVAKEQTDNLLSALLGAHLLGQVKILKQDLMGLTIMKEEN